The Nicotiana tabacum cultivar K326 chromosome 1, ASM71507v2, whole genome shotgun sequence genome segment aaaaaaacttgctctagaaagggaaggTCTTAAGAACCTAACTCCTcaaaggtccctccaccatccaaggtaagttttAATAGTgatcctaagtttatttcaaCTCTGCaaaatcttattaacatgggtaaacccttcaaattattagatattcgattgggacatcattTTTGAGAAatgaaaccctagaactcgaattcaagaggattgaatgTCAAAAGGTAATATCTTTACCCTCTAATTGGTtatagcattggattaatgattatagactctaagtTCATGATATATGAGCTGATGGGTATGATAGAAAATCATTGAATGGTTATAGGCTTGggttgttgattattgattattGATTAAGGGATATTATTTATCTTATGAGTGATAAAGAATGGTATTGATTATAGCAATTTGAGGTTTTAGAATATATCTAGGAGTAAGAGAATGAGTTGTTGGGTGTaaaaacaccattaataagggaTATGGAGCTTTATGCCCACCAAGTATTTGATATAAtacctaagtgaccaaaacatgagtattattgctaatatagaatccctttgacttgtaatgctatagattaaagttgaaagggttggaaAAAATTGTAGTACactctgttgatacccaatattttcctcatatattttttaatacatatatatactttcaaaacagcacatatgcagttataagcatgcataagtattttttataatttttctataatttttaaaagctccaaaCTGATTTATTTCTCCCCTTTTATTTataaaatctccaataattatccttcaaattatttttgtggtgatttagtcatctaaattctttatttatgccaaaatattgtttaaatattttagtgtattttttataattgcatttatattttttaagctaaattgcatatctttgcaattatagccctaCTAATGCATAATTGCATtgttgatgcataaaatgatcctTTACATTTTTAAAATGCTAAACAACTAAGTATGTTTATGGTGTTCCTAGAAATTTAATAATTCTCTCGGTGTAGGATAGTGTGACTTTGCTATTTTGCACCAACTTCACCAGAAAATGTCGCGAGGCCGGCCTCGACGACATGCAACTACTGTGGATCTGAGAGATCTAACAGAGAAGGAAATAGATAGAGAGCCAACTGAGAAATCTGATGAAAAAGCTAAGAAAATCAATGGAACATTAATAGAAAAACCAATGGAACAGTGGCCAGCTTTAGCAAAAGGAGCAAAAACACCACCGTTGACTATAGAAGGCTCAAATTCAGCTCAATTGGAACCTAATAAGAGTGTTTCTGCTGTAATTGAGGAAGCTGAGATGAATGGAGCATGGAAAGGTATGGGGGAAATTGGAGCTCAGAGGAAATTGGAGATCTCGGCTGCGACAAATGCAACGATGAAATGGAAGAGCCTATTCACTGAAAATAAAATGGCTACTCGAGGTATGAATTTACAGTATATTGCCCCTACAATTAAAAATGGGGTCAAGGTAGCTAAATTAGACAAAGAGGTTGTGGAGCGAGCTACTGAAAAATGGAGAATTGTTGTGATTGTGTATGTAGTGGGTGAAACTCCTACTATTGTTGCGTTTGAAAGATTTGTCTCATTTCAGTGGAACTTTGCTGCAAAACCATCAATATACCTTCATATTGATGGGTATTTTGTGGTTAAATTTGACACAATAGAGGAAAGAGATGTTGTGCTCTATTCAGGGCCATATATGATGAATAACAAGCATGTGATGGTTAAAGTGTGGATTGCGACTTTTGGCTTTGCTAATGAAGTATTGAAAACTATACCACTATGGATCCAATTGCCTAAACTACCTCTTAGGGAATATGATTCATTGAGTCGAATTGGGAGTACTTTGGGAATACCTATATATGCAGATGCATGTACTACTAGAGTTGAACGCATTTCATATGCTCGAATTCTAGTGGAAATGGATGTGACTAAGCCACTTCCAAAATAGATTATGGTAGAAGATCCTAATGGAAGGGAGTTTGAGCAAGATGTTTGGTACGATTGGATGCCTCAGTATTGCACAAAATGTCTGTAATTGGGACATGTCTGCCAAGAACCAAAGAAGGAAGAAATAAAGCAAAGAGGAAGAGACCAAAAGCCACAATAGTTTTGGCGAAGGAAAGAACAAGTGGAAGAGAAGCAGGACAAAACAGCTATTATACAAGTTCAAAAACAGGATGAAAAGCAGAAAGGAATAGAACAACCACAGCAAGATTTGTCACCACAAAGACAGGAGGATGAGGAAGGTTGGCAGACAGTGAAGAATAAATCTACAGTAAAAAACTCTAAATATAGGGGGATAAGCATAGAAATGGGAGCAATACACCAGATCCTTCAACTTTAATGCAGATAAGTGTGGTATCTAATAGTAAGAATAGATGGGAAGTGATGCAGGAGGAGGATGACCCATTCATACCAAAATAAAGATAGTAACATGGAATGTTAGAGGATTGAATAAAGTATATAagcaaaaagaaataaagaaatatatTAGAGACAATAAGGTAGGCTTAATAGCTATTATTGAGCACAAGGTGAAGCAAGATGTGGCAGGGAAAATCATACAAAATTGCACAGAGCTGGAAGTGGAATGACAATTATGTAGCTAGTACAAAAGGAAGAATATGGGTAGTATGAGATCCAGGAGTAGTGGAGTTTGTGCAGCATAGTAAATCTGAGCAGATGATCACAGGGAAGATTACTTTAATTGAGAGCAAGGAAGAATTCTGGTTTTCAGCAATATATGGGCTGCATACTATTGAACAAAGAAGGAACATGTGGGAGGAGTTAACACAGTTGCATATGGAGCTAAAGGGACATTGGATTGCAATGGGTGACTATAATGCAATACAAAGTTGGGAAGATAGGTACAATGGGAACCCTGTTATGGAAGCAGAGATAAGGGACTTCAATGATTTCTTAGAAAATACAGGAATGATAGAACTTAGATATATTGGGAGGGAGTTTACATGGACAAATAGCCATGTACATAGCAAAATAGATAGAGCACTAGTAAATGATGGATGGATGATGAATATGAGGCAATTGGAGGTGGTGGTGCAGGACCCTTTGTTTTCTGACCATACACCTTTGTGTCTTTATTTTGAGCAGGAACAACAGAATAATCCAAAACCTTTTAAATATTTCAACAACTTTGCTGAGCACAAGGAATTTAAAGGCATAGTTAAGGCAACATGGGAGAGGAACATACAAGGACCAGCAATGAAAAGAATCTGGATAAAGCTTAAAAGACTTAAGAATGGGCTGAAGCAACTGCATCAAGAGGAGTATAGCAAAATTCATGAGAAGATCACACTCATAAGGGGAGAGTTACAGAGAATGCAGATGCAAATGAGAGACCTAAACCATACAGAGAGTTTGAAGAATGATGAAAAGGATCTAAAAGAGAAGCTAGAAAAATGGAGTACAATTAAGGAGGGTATACTGAAACAAAAATCCAGGATCCAATGGTTGAGGCTAGGGGATTCAAATTCAGCTTTCTTTCATGCTAGTATAAAGAACAGGAACGCTCAAAAGAAGATTATAAAGCTAGTCACCCAAACAGGAATGCAGACTCAGAATCAGGAGGAAGTACAATAGGAAATCATTCAGTTCTATTAGAAACTATTAGAAACAGCTGCAGAGGAGATTCCAGCTATTACACCAGATGTGATGAAGAGAGGAAGCATACTGACAAGAGCACAACAAGTAAAACTGATAGAACATGTGACAAGGGATCAGATTGTCCAAGCACTAAAAAGCATAAATGACTCAAAGGCTCCAGGGTGTGATGGGTATAATTTACTATTCTTTAAAAAGACATGGGCAATTATAGGAGATGAAGTAGTGGAGGCAGTTTAGGACTTCTTTAGAACTTCAGAAATGTACAGGCCAATCAACTGCACTACAGTGATTTTAGTTCCTAAAGTGCAAAATCCATCAAGAATATCAGAGTTTAGGCCAATATCATGTTGTACTACCATCTATAAAATCATATCCAAAATCATAACTAGCAGACTTCAACAGGTGATGGACTACTTGGTTGATGATAGCCAATCAGCTTTTGTACCAGGGAGGATAATTTCAGACAACATCATTCTAAGCCACGAGATAGTAAAAGGTTATAGCAGGAAGAATATTACTCCATGATGTTGTTTGAATATTGATATGAAGAAGGTATATGACTCTGTTGAGTGGTGTTTCTTAGAGCAAATTCTAGACCAACTATGTTTTCCACAAGAGTTCATTACATGGATCATGAAATGTGTAACTACAGTCTCCTACTCTATTCTTATAAATGGTAATCCTATGAAGCC includes the following:
- the LOC107781446 gene encoding uncharacterized protein LOC107781446 produces the protein MITGKITLIESKEEFWFSAIYGLHTIEQRRNMWEELTQLHMELKGHWIAMGDYNAIQSWEDRYNGNPVMEAEIRDFNDFLENTGMIELRYIGREFTWTNSHVHSKIDRALVNDGWMMNMRQLEVVVQDPLFSDHTPLCLYFEQEQQNNPKPFKYFNNFAEHKEFKGIVKATWERNIQGPAMKRIWIKLKRLKNGLKQLHQEEYSKIHEKITLIRGELQRMQMQMRDLNHTESLKNDEKDLKEKLEKWSTIKEGILKQKSRIQWLRLGDSNSAFFHASIKNRNAQKKIIKLVTQTGMQTQNQEEVQ